A window of Sodalis praecaptivus genomic DNA:
TGCTCTTCTAAAATTTGCTCGGCACGCCAGCGTTCGGGGCGGTAAAATTTCACCACATAGCGCTTTTTCTCTTCGTCCAGAAACTGATAGACGCGATTTTCATAGCTGTTGAGGGCGGTTAAGCCGGAATCGACGACGATCCCCGTCTGTTGCAGGGCGTCCATAATCAAATCGGGCATTAATGCCTGAAAATTGAATTCTGTGCTCATCACCCGCCGCTTAGCCCCCGCTTACTCTTTGATAATACCGCGGGCGCGCAAAATGGCCGTTTTAAAATCTTCTTCATAATCTTTTGCTAGCCCGGGAATGGCGGCCGTTTTATCGCTGCCGCGCATTTTCAAATGATAGATCAGAATATCATCGGTCAGGCCGCTTAAATCGCCCTGATAACCCGCTTCCTGCGCCAGCTTTAGCAGAAATTGTACCAGGTTGAGATCGGGCTCCTGTTGCCAGGCGGGATGCAACAGCGCCACTAATTCATTAACGCGATGGCATTTCATAATACATTCCTTAGTGAAGGTCTGACAGTACTGTAGCAAGATTCGCGAACGGGGATAAACAGCATTATCCTGCATTCGCTAAAACATTGTATCCTAATATGAAGGGTAATCCCCGTACCCTAGAATTTCATCCTGGAGAGGGCGATGGCAACCAACGGCATTACCGGCGTGATCCTGGCGGGCGGGCTTTCGACGCGCATGGGCGGTGAAGATAAAGGCCTGCTGCAAATCAATCATAAGCCATTATACCGTTACGTAGCCGATCGTCTGGCGCCGCAGGTCGCTGTGCTGATGATTAACGCTAATCGTAACGAAGATGCCTATCAGCACGGCGGTTTTCCGGTTGTGGCGGATACTTTTCCCGGTTTTGCAGGGCCGCTGGCCGGGATGCTGACGGGCCTACGCCTTGCCAATAGCGAATGGGTCGCGTTTGTCCCTTGTGATGTACCGGTTTTTCCGCACGATTTGGTGGCGCGGCTGTGTGAGAATCGACAGCAGGCGTCCGCGGCCTTTGCCAGCGATGATAAAGGTCACGATCATCCCACGTTTACGCTGCTGCACCGCGCTTTGGCGCCGGCGCTGGAGGCGTTTCTGCGCCGCGGAGGAAGGCGGGTCAGGCTTTTTCTGTCCACGCTCCCGGCACAGCGGGTGGTGTTTAACGCTTCCCGCTACGATTTTATGAATCTCAACACGCCGCAGGATCTTGACCTGTGGTCACACGGACAATTGCCATGACCGTATCACCCCTTCCTTTGCTGGCCGTCGCCGCCTATAGCGGTACCGGCAAAACAACACTGCTGCAACAATTGATTCCGCTGTTAGACCAAGCCGGTCTGCGCGTGGGCATTATCAAGCATACCCACCATAAAATGGATGTCGATACGCCAGGTAAGGATAGTTATACGCTACGTAAGGCCGGCGCGCGGCAGACGATGGTGGCCAGTGCGGCGCGCTGGGCGCTGATGACTGAAAACGTGCCGGCGCAGATGCCTTCTCTGGCCTGGTTGGCCAATCAGATGGATCCCTCGCTGCTCGATGTGATCCTGGTGGAAGGCTTCAAGCATGAGCCGGTCAGTAAAATTGCGCTCTATCGTTCGGCGACCGGTCAAGATTGGCGCACGCTCCTCGATCGGCATGTCATTGCGATCGCCAGCGATGTGCCGTTGGACTGTGCGCTGCCGCAGCTTAATATTAACCAGCCTGCCGAGATCGCCCGTTTTATCATGACCTGGTTAGGGCGATCGTAAGCTTGTCGTCACTTGGGGCGTCTGTGAATCGATGGTTGCATGAAAGACAAGAAAAAAACCCCCGGCTTGCGCCGAGGGCTCGTTGATAGCCCCTGCCGTCCCGGCCGTGACCGTGACAACCGCGTGCTTCTAGGCAAGAAAAAAGCCCTCTGCGTTAGCAGAGGGCTTCTTGATTGGATGCCTGGCAGTTCCCTACTCTCGCATGGGGAGACCCCACACTACCATCGGCGCTACGGCGTTTCACTTCTGAGTTCGGCATGGGGTCAGGTGGGACCACCGCGCTAGTGCCGCCAGGCAAATTCGTTGTCCGCACCGCTTTCGCCGTGCAGAAGGCTCTTGCTGCCCGACCCTCACTCACGTGACCGTCGGGCGTTATCCGGAACATCGCTGATAATGTCTTGTCTCTTGCGCACGCTGCACGCCCTGCCGCCGCACCGGGGTCGGTGTGGCTCATGCCTTTCACGGCCATATCTGGCCTGCGGTTGGCGCGGGTGTCGGCGGTGTCATCCGCCTGCGCTTTGGGCGTCAACGTTCGCTTTCGCTCTCGTCTCACGCTCGCTCTCAAACAGCTCAGGTGTTGTAAGGTTAAGTCTCACGGGTCATTAGTATCGGTTAGCTCAACGCCTCGCAGCGCTTACACACCCGACCTATCAACGTCATCGTCTTTAACGTCCCTTCAGGAGGCTCTAGGCCTCAGGGAAGACTCATCTCGAGGCAAGTTTCCCGCTTAGATGCTTTCAGCGGTTATCTCTTCCGCACGTAGCTACCGGGCAATGCCATTGGCATGACAACCCGAACACCAGTGGTGCGTCCACTCCGGTCCTCTCGTACTAGGAGCAGCCCCTCTCAATCTTCCAGCGCCCACGGCAGATAGGGACCGAACTGTCTCACGACGTTCTAAACCCAGCTCGCGTACCACTTTAAATGGCGAACAGCCATACCCTTGGGACCTACTTCAGCCCCAGGATGTGATGAGCCGACATCGAGGTGCCAAACACCGCCGTCGATATGAACTCTTGGGCGGTATCAGCCTGTTATCCCCGGAGTACCTTTTATCCGTTGAGCGATGGCCCTTCCATTCAGAACCACCGGATCACTAAGACCTGCTTTCGCACCTGCTCGAGCCGTCACTCTCGCAGTCAAGCTAGCTTATGCCTTTGCACTAACCTCACGATGTCCGACCGTGATTAGCTAACCTTCGTGCTCCTCCGTTACACTTTGGGAGGAGACCGCCCCAGTCAAACTACCCACCAGACACTGTCCTCGGCCCGGATAACGGGCCTGAGTGAGAACATCAAACATTAAAGGGTGGTATTTCAAGGTTGGCTCCATGCAGACTGGCGTCCACACTTCAAAGCCTCCCACCTATCCTACACATCAAGGCTCAATGTTCAGTGTCAAGCTATAGTAAAGGTTCACGGGGTCTTTCCGTCTTGCCGCGGGTACACCGCATCTTCACGGCGAGTTCAATTTCACTGAGTCTCGGGTGGAGACAGCCTGGCCATCATTACGCCATTCGTGCAGGTCGGAACTTACCCGACAAGGAATTTCGCTACCTTAGGACCGTTATAGTTACGGCCGCCGTTTACCGGGGCTTCGATCAAGAGCTTCTCGCAAGCGATAACCCCATCAATTAACCTTCCGGCACCGGGCAGGCGTCACACCGTATACGTCCACTTTCGTGTTTGCACAGTGCTGTGTTTTTAATAAACAGTTGCAGCCAGCTGGTATCTGCGACTGGCTTCAGCTCGGGGCGCAAGGCCCTCCACCTACATGCCAGCGTGCCTTCTCCCGAAGTTACGGCACCATTTTGCCTAGTTCCTTCACCCGAGTTCTCTCAAGCGCCTGGGTATTCTCTACCTGACCACCTGTGTCGGTTTGGGGTACGATTCGATGTGACCTGGAGCTTAGAGGCTTTTCCTGGAAGCGTAGCATCAATTCCTTCACCACCGTAGTGGCTCGTCATCACGCCTCAGTGTTGAGAATGAGCGGATTTGCCTGCTCATTCCACCTTCACGCTTGAACCGGGACAACCGTCGCCCGGCGAACCTAGCTTTCTCCGTCCCCCCTTCGCAGTCACACCCAGTACAGGAATATTAACCTGTTTCCCATCGACTACGCCTTTCGGCCTCGCCTTAGGGGTCGACTCACCCTGCTCCGATTAACGTTGAACAGGAACCCTTGGTCTTCCGGCGAGCGGGCTTTTCACCCGCTTTATCGTTACTTATGTCAGCATTCGCACTTCTGATACCTCCAGCAGCCCTCACAGGCCACCTTCGCAGGCTTACAGAACGCTCCCCTACCCAACGGACGTATCCTTAAAACGCCTTGCCCTTGGCCGGCTGTTGCCGACTCAACGGGAGTGTCGCTTGCACGCGCCGGCTCGCCGTCGCGTTAAGCGTTTTAAGTGATACGTCCGCTGCCGCAGCTTCGGTGCATGGTTTAGCCCCGTTACATCTTCCGCGCAGGCCGACTCGACCAGTGAGCTATTACGCTTTCTTTAAATGATGGCTGCTTCTAAGCCAACATCCTGGCTGTCTGGGCCTTCCCACATCGTTTCCCACTTAACCATGACTTTGGGACCTTAGCTGGCGGTCTGGGTTGTTTCCCTCTTCACGACGGACGTTAGCACCCGCCGTGTGTCTCCCGTGATTACATTCTACGGTATTCGCAGTTTGCATCGGGTTGGTAATCCGGGATGGACCCCTAGCCGAAACAGTGCTCTACCCCCGTAGATGACGTCACGAGGCGCTACCTAAATAGCTTTCGGGGAGAACCAGCTATCTCCCGGTTTGATTGGCCTTTCACCCCCAGCCACAAGTCATCCGCTAATTTTTCAACATTAGTCGGTTCGGTCCTCCAGTTAGTGTTACCCAACCTTCAACCTGCCCATGGCTAGATCACCGGGTTTCGGGTCTATACCCTGCAACTAGACGCCCAGTTAAGACTCGGTTTCCCTGCGGCTCCCCTATGCGGTTAACCTTGCTACAGAATATAAGTCGCTGACCCATTATACAAAAGGTACGCAGTCACACCCCGAAGGATGCTCCCACTGCTTGTACGTACACGGTTTCAGGTTCTATTTCACTCCCCTCGCCGGGGTTCTTTTCGCCTTTCCCTCACGGTACTGGTTCACTATCGGTCAGTCAGGAGTATTTAGCCTTGGAGGATGGTCCCCCCATCTTCAGACAGGATATCACGTGTCCCGCCCTACTCATCGAGCTCACAACAAGCGCACCTTCGGATACGGGGCTATCACCCTCTGTCGCCGGACTTTCCAGACCGTTCTCCTGATGCGCAAGCTGATGATGGCTCTGGGCTGTTCCCCGTTCGCTCGCCGCTACTGGGGGAATCTCGGTTGATTTCTTTTCCTCAGGGTACTGAGATGTTTCAGTTCCCCTGGTTCGCTTCGTTAAGCTATGGATTCACTTAACGATGATGCAACGAGTTGCACCGGGTTTCCCCATTCGGACATCGCCGGCTGATAACGCTTCATATCAGCTCACCGGCGCTTTTCGCAGATTAGCACGTCCTTCATCGCCTCTGACTGCCTAGGCATCCACCGTGTACGCTTAGTCACTTAACCTCACAACCCTGAGCTGTCTGCACCTTGTCCGACGGGCTGCACGACTGAAATCCGGCGTTGCGCGGTACTCGGCATCCTCATGGACATCAAGTCCACTGCGGTGCCTGCGTGCCGTGCGCCTGGGCTTTCAGCCGTTCGCGCCGTCTCGCTCGAGTGTCGCCATACTGGCGAGACCCGGCGGCGTCTGTGAAGACGCCACGGAGACGACAAGGCCTGTCGCGCTACAGTGATAACGCTTACGCGTTATCTCAGGTTTGCTTACTTCGTTTGAGAGACTCGCATACTGAGTTTGCGCTTCAGCATGTGTTTCAAATTTTCAGCTTGTTCCGGATTGTTAAAGAGCGGTATTTCGCAGCGCGCTCGATAAACGCGCTCTGAAATAAAAAGCAAAGTGGCGTCCCCTAGGGGGTTCGAACCCCTGTTACCGCCGTGAAAGGGCAGTGTCCTAGGCCACTAGACGAAGGGGACACGAAAAATCGGCATAAAAAAAAGCCGCCGACGGGCTGCTTTGCTCGTGACAGTTATCAGACAATCTGTGTGGACACGTCACTTGAACGTATCGTCTAGGTAAGGAGGTGATCCAACCGCAGGTTCCCCTACGGTTACCTTGTTACGACTTCACCCCAGTCATGAATCACAAAGTGGTAAGCGCCCTCCCGAAGGTTAAGCTACCTACTTCTTTTGCAACCCACTCCCATGGTGTGACGGGCGGTGTGTACAAGGCCCGGGAACGTATTCACCGTGGCATTCTGATCCACGATTACTAGCGATTCCGACTTCATGGAGTCGAGTTGCAGACTCCAATCCGGACTACGACGCACTTTATGAG
This region includes:
- a CDS encoding YihD family protein, which gives rise to MKCHRVNELVALLHPAWQQEPDLNLVQFLLKLAQEAGYQGDLSGLTDDILIYHLKMRGSDKTAAIPGLAKDYEEDFKTAILRARGIIKE
- the mobB gene encoding molybdopterin-guanine dinucleotide biosynthesis protein MobB encodes the protein MTVSPLPLLAVAAYSGTGKTTLLQQLIPLLDQAGLRVGIIKHTHHKMDVDTPGKDSYTLRKAGARQTMVASAARWALMTENVPAQMPSLAWLANQMDPSLLDVILVEGFKHEPVSKIALYRSATGQDWRTLLDRHVIAIASDVPLDCALPQLNINQPAEIARFIMTWLGRS
- the mobA gene encoding molybdenum cofactor guanylyltransferase MobA yields the protein MATNGITGVILAGGLSTRMGGEDKGLLQINHKPLYRYVADRLAPQVAVLMINANRNEDAYQHGGFPVVADTFPGFAGPLAGMLTGLRLANSEWVAFVPCDVPVFPHDLVARLCENRQQASAAFASDDKGHDHPTFTLLHRALAPALEAFLRRGGRRVRLFLSTLPAQRVVFNASRYDFMNLNTPQDLDLWSHGQLP